The Vidua chalybeata isolate OUT-0048 chromosome 17, bVidCha1 merged haplotype, whole genome shotgun sequence genome has a segment encoding these proteins:
- the LOC128796651 gene encoding sacsin-like has translation MALKQPKAETFCQRAPSFLDYLHSILQKYPDRGQILKELVQNADDAGANEVVFVSDEREFNITGGGLEGSQGPALLAYNDAVMSPRDWTGIQCPGVSHKREDPHSVGRFGLGFTSVYHLTDLPGVLSPPYLGVLDPECQVLPGAGKRWDISEAQDLPGLFEPFWAGLEAVGQHRASAQGTLFRFPLRQQPSEIAAGVSNAEHICNLMQTFLTEAPLALLFLRHVRRVALHRVAPDGVQTLMGTLAACPQPLPVPVPSEDEGLSLAWCLVALHRDSVSTGSEWLVATGRATEGPVVALGTRLGCCPELSLAHPLHGACQGWLCCFLPLPATDETATGLPVHASAPFALSDDRRHLRWPQEGEEGEEDARWNALPLLDLLPRVYSHLAAMAVALPGADAYSLWPDPECTPSSGRIHSLMSRVCQELAAAPVLLPAADGAAGRLRALEAVLLPEAVGDAATRQAIQALLVAAGEPVAEVPPHVWRALTLGMPKGLREATAGHVREVLRHHGAAELPAAGRLSLLRYVAGDGCHAELWGLPLLPRADGTFVAFGTASAVVYMDTSDCPRELLPALAGSFLPSDLEPGLESLLRGIAKEGLFPNLVLLDPAVTVQTLRLTLPPTWTSQSSTPVTWCPAQGPPQPPASWFPAALASRMASLPDADVLILRLYLADVPSVTKQDMATLAALPLFLPLPCLATPQPSELVPAAATLALEPELELPQDVVLPEAVLRCRDEADRRLLGRLQRPFISAACVMLKAIRAVAQGAYVG, from the exons ATGGCCCTCAAGCAGCCTAAGGC AGAGACCTTCTGCCAGCGGGCACCCAGCTTCCTTGACTACCTGCACAGCATCCTGCAGAAGTACCCGGACAGAGGGCAGATCCTCAAG GAGCTGGTGCAGAATGCAGACGATGCTGGCGCTAACGAGGTCGTGTTTGTGTCTGACGAGCGAGAATTCAACATCACCGGAGGGGGCCTGGAGGGCTCCCAGG GCCCAGCTCTGTTGGCCTACAATGACGCCGTGATGTCGCCCCGGGACTGGACAGGGATTCAGTGCCCAGGGGTGTCACACAAGCGGGAGGATCCCCACAGCGTGGGGCGCTTTGGCTTGGGCTTCACCTCTGTCTACCACCTCACCG ACCTACCAGGTGTGCTGAGCCCCCCATACTTGGGGGTGCTGGACCCCGAATGCCAGGTGCTGCCTGGTGCTGGCAAGCGCTGGGACATCTCCGAAGCCCAGGACCTTCCTGGCCTTTTCGAGCCcttctgggctgggctggaagctGTGGGACAGCACCGTGCCTCAGCCCAGGGCACCCTCTTCCGCTTCCCCCTTCGCCAGCAACCCTCAGAAATCGCTGCAGGGGTCTCCAATGCTGAGCACATCTGCAACCTCATGCAGACTTTCCTCACAGAGGCCCCTCttgccctcctcttcctccgCCATGTCCGCCGCGTGGCCCTGCACCGTGTGGCCCCTGACGGGGTCCAGACACTCATGGGAACACTTGCGGCATgccctcagcctctccctgtCCCGGTGCCATCGGAGGATGAGGGGCTGAGTCTGGCGTGGTGCCTGgtggccctgcacagggatAGCGTGAGTACTGGCAGCGAGTGGCTGGTGGCCACAGGCAGGGCCACTGAGGGGCCAGTCGTGGCTCTGGGCACACGGCTGGGGTGCTGCCctgagctgagcctggcacacCCCCTCCACGGGGCCTGCCAAGGgtggctctgctgcttcctgccactgccagccaCTGATGAGACAGCCACAGGGCTGCCCGTCCATGCCAGCGCTCCCTTTGCCCTCTCCGATGATCGCCGCCACCTCCGCTGGCCccaggagggtgaggagggtgAGGAAGATGCCCGCTGGAATGCTCTTCCGCTGCTCGACCTCCTGCCCCGGGTCTACAGCCACTTGGCTGCCATGGCCGTGGCTCTGCCCGGTGCAGATGCCTACAGCCTGTGGCCAGACCCCGAGTGCACGCCGAGCTCTGGCCGTATCCACAGCCTGATGAGCCgtgtgtgccaggagctggcGGCTGCCCCCGTCTTGCTGCCGGCCGCAGACGGGGCAGCGGGGCGGCTGCGGGCCCTcgaggctgtgctgctgccagaggctgTGGGTGATGCAGCCACACGGCAGGCGATTCAGGCCTTGCTGGTGGCCGCTGGGGAGCCGGTGGCTGAGGTCCCACCCCACGTGTGGAGGGCGCTGACTTTGGGGATGCCGAAGGGTCTGCGGGAGGCCACGGCGGGACACGTGCGGGAGGTGCTGCGGCACCACGGGGCCGCAGAGCTCCCGGCTGCCGGCCGCCTCTCCCTGCTGCGCTACGTGGCCGGGGATGGCTGCCATGCTGAGCTCTGGGGCCTCCCTCTTCTGCCTCGCGCCGACGGAACCTTCGTGGCCTTTGGAACTGCGTCAGCCGTTGTCTACATGGACACATCTGACTGCCCCAG GGAGCTCCTACCTGCCTTGGCCGGGTCCTTCCTGCCCTCAGACCTGGAGCCAGGCTTAGAGAGCCTCCTGCGAGGCATTGCCAAGGAGG GTCTCTTCCCCAACCTGGTTCTGCTGGATCCAGCTGTGACTGTACAGACCCTGCGCTTGACTCTGCCCCCCACCTGGACATCCCAGTCTTCAACCCCAGTGACATGGTGCCCAGCCCAAggccccccccagcccccagcctcTTGGttccctgcagcactggccTCCCGCATGGCCTCGCTTCCTGATGCAGATGTGCTCATCCTCCGGCTCTACCTGGCAGACGTCCCATCCGTGACAAAGCAGGACATGGCCactctggctgctctgcccctctttctgccactgccctgcctggccaccCCACAGCCCTCGGAGCTGGTGCCAGCCGCTGCCACCCTGGCgctggagccagagctggagctgccccaagACGTGGTGCTGCCGGAGGCCGTGTTGCGGTGCCGGGATGAAGCTGACCGGCGGCTACTCGGGAGGCTCCAGAGGCCCTTCATCAGTGCAGCCTGTGTGATGCTGAAAGCCATCAGAGCTGTGGCCCAAGGCGCATATGTGGGGTGA